A stretch of DNA from Methylobacterium sp. CB376:
AGCCGCGCGCGCCGGTCAAGCGGCGATCGCGGCGCTCCCGGCCGGGCGCAGGCCCTGCGCGCGCAGGTAGGCGCCGAGGGCGGCCGCGTCCTGGTCGGGCAGGGCGAGGGCGACGTGGCCGTCCGGCCGGACCAGGAAGGCGGCGTCCCGCGTCACGCCCGCCCGCGCGGCCTCCGGGCCGTGCGCGAAGACGTGGCAGGGCAGGGCGTGGGCCGCCGCCGCCTCGCCGAGGGCCGGCGCCGGGGTGCCGTAGACGTGGACCTGCCAGGCGAGGGCGCGCAGCGGCGCGAAATTGTCGAGGCCCGGGATCCAGGGCAGGCGGTCCCCGCCCCGCACCTCGCCCGCCCGGCCCAGGCTGAGCGGGCTGTCCGGATAGGCGATGCGGACCTGCGAGACGATCTCGAACATCATCCGGCGGGTCGCCGCGACGCCCCAGAGCAGGGGCATCAGGTGGGGCACCACGAGGGTGCGCAGCACCTGGTGGCCGAGGCCCTTGCCGATGGCGGCCTGGAAGGCCCGGTCGGTGGAGGCGATGAGCTGGCGGGCGAAGGCGATCCGCTCCGGCTCGTAGCTGTCGAGGAGGGACGGGGGGGCGGTGCCCCGCACCACCTCGGCGAGCTTCCAGGACAGGTTCACCGCGTCGCCGATCCCGGTATTCATGCCCTGGCCGCCGGCCGGGCTGTGGATGTGGCCGGCATCGCCGGCGATGAAGCAGCGCCCCTGCCGGAACCGCGCCGCCACCCGGTGGTGGACGTTGTAGGTCGAGAACCAGTTCACCGCCGCCACCCGCACGCCGAGGAGCGCCTCGGCATGGGGCTGGATCTCGGGAAAGCCGAGCTCCTCGCGCCCGGCGAGGGGCGGCGGCACGATGCCGATCAGCCGGTGCATGCCGCTCGACCGCACCGGCATGACGAGGCCGAGGGCGTCCACGCCGAGATTGACGAAGACGTCGTCGCCCGGATGCGCGGCGAGCCGCACATCCGCCACGTAGAAGCGCTGCGCGTAGGTGCCGCCCGGGAAGTCCAGCCCGAGGCCCTGGCGCACGCGGCTGTGGGCGCCGTCGCAGCCGCACAGATAGGCCGCGCTCACGGTCTCCCGCACCCCGTCCCGCTCGAGCACGGCCTCGACGCCGTCCTCCCGGTCCGTGAAACCGACGAGCTCGGTTCCGTATTCCACCGTCACGCCCGCCCGCGCGAGGCGGTCGAGGAGGAAGCGCTCGTGGTCGTCCTGGGGGTAGCACAGCATGAACGGGAACGGGCTGATCCCCTCGCCGAGATCCCCGAAATGGAAAGCGGCGACGTCCTTGCCCCGGCTGCGCAGGTGCACGCCGCCCATGCGGATGCCCTGCGCCACCACCTCGTCGGCGAAGCCGAGCTGCTGGTAGAATTCCAGGGTGCGGGCATGCACCACCATGGCGCGCGAGGCCTCGCCGGGTCCCGCGTGCCGGTCGACGATGCGGGGCCGCACCCCGTGATGGGCGAGCCGCAGGGCGAGGACGAGGCCGGTCGGGCCGGCGCCGACGATCAGGATCGGGGAAGACGAAGAGGCCATGGCGCATCCTCCTGCGGGCATCCTATGACCGGCGGGTCATTTTTGCAATCGGCGCGGGAGGCGCGGGGGCGGCGTGGCTGAGGCGGCGAGGGGAGCGGAAGCGGGCCGGCGCGGCCCGAGCCCGGAGAAGACCGCCCGCACGCGGGCGGCGATCGTCGGGGCGGCGCTCGGCGTGTTCCTGGAGCGGGGCTTCTCGGGCACCCGGATGATCGACGTCGCCGCGCGCGCCGGCGTCGCCAAGGGGACGCTCTACCTGTACTTCCGGGACAAGGAGGCCCTGTTCGAGGGCGTGCTGCGGGAGGTGATGGCCGACCTCGTGGCGAGCCTGAGCGGGCAGGGGCCCGGCCCCGGCGAGAGCCTGCGCGACTTCCTGCGGCGGGTCGCGGTGCCGGCCTTCCGGGACCTTGAGGCGACGCGCCGCGCGGCGGTGGTGCGGCTGGTGATCGCCGAGGGCGGGCGCTTCCCGGCGGTGGCGGCGGCCTACCGGCGCGTGGTGATCGGCCCGGTGACGGGCGCGGTCCGGCGCTTCGCCGCCGAAGCCCTGGCGCGGGGCGAGCTGACCTCGGACGCGCTCGTGCGCTTCCCGCTGCTGCTCGCCGCGCCGGGCGTGCTGGCGACGGTCTGGAACGGCCTCTACGGCGCCGAGGAGCCCCTCGACGCGGGCGCCGTCGTGGAGGCGTTCCTCGACTGGGCGATGCCGGCGCGCGCCGGGGAGTCCGGCGCCGGCTGAGCGGCGGCGCCGCTCAGGCCGGTCCGCGTGCCGCGCCCCGCCGCTGCTCCCGGCGCAGGGCCGCGGCGCGGCTGCGGCGGGCCGCCTCGGCCCGGCGCATCAGCCAGTCGAGGATGTTGCGCTCGACGCGCTCGCCGGTGTCGCGGTCGGTGAGGCGGTGGATGCGGTCGGCCCGGAAGCCCCGATAGGCGTCGCGGTCGCGGTCGGTGCCGCCGACCAGGACCTTGCCCGGGCCGACCTTGAGTTCGTGCGCGGCGAGGTGGCGGACCGTCCAGGCGCCGTTGCCGTCCTCGTAGACGAGTTCGAACCGGCCCTCGATCGGCAGGACCCGCCAGGCGCCGTCCCGGCGCTCCGGCGCCGGCGGCGCCGCGTCCGGCGGGGCCCCGGCCGGGGCGTCCAGCTGAGCAAAAAAGGTGTTGTCCAACATGGTCTTGATATAGGTGTTCGTGGTTCGTTCCGAAAGGGGTGAGCGCGCGCGACCGGGCCCGTGCGCGAAGTGTTGCGCGAGGCGTTGCGCGAGGTGTCACGCGGCTGTCGCGCGGCGCGCCTAGACGGCCGGCCGTCTCCGGGGGACGGGTGCGAGGACTCGGTTCGGCATGGCGATGTTCGCGTTGAGTGTCGTGGCGGTCGGCCTGGTCGTCGTCTCGGCGAGCCTGTCGCAGGGCGGACCGTGAGCGCGCCGGCGCGGCACCGCGGCGCGAGTTGACGCCCCGCTCCGGGAGGCCCTAGACAGGCTGGGCGCCGTCGCGCTCCGGCCCCGGGGCGCCGCAGGTCGGCTCCGGCCCAGACCGGGAAGGGTGGCCGAGTGGTTTAAGGCAGCGGTCTTGAAAACCGCCGTGGGGGTGACTCCACCGTGGGTTCGAATCCCACCCCTTCCGCCGGCCCTCTGCTAAGTGGCTGGACCAGCTAGAAGCGTTGACAAACAAGGGGTTAGGTAGCACCTGTGCTACAGGTTGTTGCTACAGGTCACCCCTCGCGATGGGCCTTGAAACCCGCCTTGTTCGCCGCAAGAACGGCACCTACGCGTTCCGCGGGTACGTCCCTCCCGAGTTGCGAGAGGCCATCCCTGGTGGTCGTAGTGGGCAGAAGTGGATCGCCCTCGGCACAGCAGACAGGGCTGAGGCCGTTCGACGTGCCCGACTGAAGTCGGTGGAGTTCGACCGGGAGCTACACACGGCACGCCGCCGTCTGTCTGGGGCTCAGGACGACATCTCTCTAGCTGAAGCGGAGCGTCTGGCCGCGGCTTGGCTGTCGAAGCTGCTCAGTGATGACGAGAGAAAGCGCGAAGCCGGCCTGACGGAGGTGGCTTACCAGCGCGCACTCAAGGCCGCAGAGTACGTGGGTCCTGCTGCTGCAGCCGAGCTTGCAAGGGGCAGTATGGAAACAATCTGGATGGAGGTGGAGGGGGTCCTTCGCGAGAACGGCTTGTCATCGCGGGAAGGCTCGGAGTCCTGGCGGAGGCTGGGGTTCGCGATGCTGAAGGCTCAAAAGCGTTGGGCTGACGCCCTGCTTGCCCGGAACAAGGGGGAGGTGGTCGAAACACCAGTACCGCCCAAGGCAGCCTCTACGCCCCGTTCCTGCACCGTTGAAGACCTCATTACGGCGTACCTAAACGATCCCACGAGGAAGCGCACTCCTGGCACGCTCAAGACCTACCAGACGGTCTTCCGGGCAATGAGGGAGTTGCTTGGACCTGACACCCCGGTGGACAGCATCCATCGCGTGGACTGCGAGCGCATCCGCAGTGTCATCATAAGGCTCCCGAAGAACGCTTCTCAGCGGTTCCCTGACCTATCCCTTGAGGATGCAGCTAAGCTGGCTGATGCCGAGAAGCTTGAGCGGCTTGGGGTGTCTGCGGTCAACAACTACCTCCACAACCTATCGGCCCTGTTCAAGTGGGGCGTGAACACATGGCGTGTGACCCGGAACCCAGCTCAGGGGCTCGCGCTTCCTGATGACCGCGACGAACGCGACCTTCGCCAACCCTTCAGCATCGCGCAGCTTCAGGCAATATTCACGGCCCCGCTCTACACGGGATGTCAGGATGATGAGGAAGGCTACGCGAAGCCTGGACCGAACGTGCCGCGTCGCGGGCGCTTCTGGGTCCCCCTGCTCTCCCTCTGGACGGGCATGAGGCTGGGTGAATGCTGTCAGCTACGAGTTGAGGATGTGGCTGAGTACGAAGGGGTGCCCGTCATCCTCATCAACGACGACGAGGAGCCAGGGGGCGACGAGGCTGACAAGAAGCGTGTGAAGACGGAGGCAGGCAGGCGGTTCGTCCCGGTTCACCCTGAACTTCAGCGTATCGGCTTTCTCAAGTTCGTAGAGGCCATGCGGGGCAGGGGGGAGAAGCGCCTGTTCCCAGAGATCAAACCCGACTCGATGGGGTATCTGTCCGGCACCTTCTCGAAGTGGTTCAACGACAAGCGCCGCTTCCTGGGCAAGCTCGACATGTCCGGGACGGGGGTGTCATTCCACAGTTTCAGGCACAACTACCGTGATGCTCTCCGAGAGGCTGAGATCAGCCTTGAGCGGGTGAGGGCTCTTGGTGGATGGAGACGAGACAGCGAAGGTGAGGAGGCCATCTATGGTAAGGGATTGAAGGCAGCGACTCTCTATAAAGAGATTGAGAAGGTTCGCTATTCAGGGCTTGCGCTCACCCACCTTCATACCGGGTGAAGACAGCAAGGAGACAACATGCCCCGCAACGGGTGCGAGGACGCGCCCGCTCGGGTGCTTACGTCCAAGTTCAGCCCCTGGCATCAGGGGCTCAGAAAGTCCTACAGGGTCCGCGCAGTACCAGCGTAGGGGCGCCTCTGGTTCGTTGAGCAGGACGCCTGCGGCGCTGCCGGCTGGCATGAGGACACCATGCAGGGTCGGTTCACAACAGTCAGACCTTTCATCAGCTCCAATCGAACCTCGTCGTTTTTCCCTAGTTTGGTCACGAGCAAATAGGACGCGAGCGCATCAGGAGGCCAAGCGGAACCGAATGCTCCACAGGGTCTTAGTTCGCAAAAGCGATCCAGACTAAGGGAGTGGAGCGCATGCCACAGGAAAGTACAAGAAGGCGCAGCAGCCTCGTAGGGACTGCAACCTTTGCAGTTATGATTTGCCTGGTCAGCAATGGCCACTGGGCAGCGCGCGCGCAGGACACTTCAGGATACAGCTTTGACAACCGCTTCACTAAACCAGAGCGAGCAAAGCCGGTCTTCACTCATCCCGACGTGTCATCACAGATGCCGCACCCGGCCGTTTCAGGCGAAGAAAGCACTCCGCGCGAAGCCGCCACGGCGCCCTCCGCATCTCCTGAGCGCATTACGACAGCGGCCATCCCTGCGAAGAGAAAGCATTCCGCTCGTACTGTTTGGCGTAGTGGCCAACGTGTGAAGATGCTCTGCTCATGCCGAGTTATAGCTCAAAGGCAGAAAAGAGGGACAAAGTTAGTTGAAACAAAGGAGTCGGCGCCTCAAAGCAAACGCATTCCCTCGCGTTCTTTTCGTCAATCGGCTCAGATTAGCAGTGGGCGGGCCGTCTGGTATCAACATTCGGGCCGAACCGCGAGCGGTGAAATCTACAACCCAAACGGCCTCACAGCCGCGCACAACAGCCTACCACTGGGCACACGAGTTCGCGTGGTCAACCGAGGGAATGGCCGGTCTGTGGTCGTGCGTATCAATGACAGAACCAATAGGAGCACACAAGGTAAAAACAACTATGTCATTGACCTGTCTCGCGGCAGTGCTCGCAAGCTAGGAATAGAGGGTGTCTCCTCTGTTGCACTTTACAGGGCGCAATGAGTGCGGTGACATCACGGTGGGCAGGAGCATCGCATGGCGTAGCCCGTTTCTGAACATGCGGTAGGGAGGCTGGCCCTTTCCTTCACTCGGTAGCCACGGCAGGGCAGCAAGGGACTCAATGTTCGTGGCGGACGCGTGCGAGGGCATCCACGGATTGATTTGGCTCAACGCAGACGCATGAATGCCTGGCGAAGGTGTCCAGCCCTCACCGGGCGCTCCGCTGTACCATCCAGATCAGTTGTACACCCGAACCAGCTGTGCCCCAGCGCGTTGCGTCCCAATGGTGCACACATAGAGCTGATGGATAATCGAACTCGGATAACAGTCCAACAAGCCCGCCAGACCGAGGCAAGCGGTATCTGGCTCGATTGCAGGAGGTGTGGCCTCAAGGCCGTCACCCTTCTTCAGGCCAAGGTGGAACACCTCTCGGCCTAGAACGCACCCATGAAGGGTGAACTGACCTTCCCTCACTGTGGACGATTATCGGTCCGTCATGCACGCCTACTGGAACCGAGCCTAAAAGGTGAAGCTGACGCGGATGGGGCCGAACCTTGTGCGTGCCATCAGCTTGGCCATGCCATCACATCCGAGAACGCTTCAGCACCTCAGCCGATTGAGCGATGGCCGCCCGAGATTTCCTAACGTGCTCCTCGCCGTCCTCTGCGGACTTGTGCGTGGCATCAATGAGCTCCCGCGTCTGCTCAGGGCTTAGCGGCTTCACCGGTACCGAGGGGTTGGTGGGTTCGGATGACACGTCGGGGTTCATCGGGAAGCCCCCATGGTTGCTCCTGGTATTATTGCCCATCTCGGGCGACCTTGCCAGACGATGTCAGGAATTGCGCGCCCATGCTCGTCGGTGCGAGGGTGCTCGCAGAAGGTAGGGAGGCACCATCTTGACCAGCCAACCCCTTGCGGGATGCCGCGTGCTCGTTGTTGAGGACGAGTACTTCATCGGGGATGACCTGAAAAAGTCTCTGACGGCGGCGGGAGCGACCGTCATCGGACCCATTCCCCAAGTAGACCAAGCCATGAATCAGGTTAGGGGGGGCGAGTTTGAGGTAGTAGTCTTGGACATAAATCTGCGTGATGAGATGTCGTTTTCTGTTGCAGACGAACTGAAACGGCGGGGCATACCGTTTGTCTTCGCTACAGGATACGACGCATGCGTAATACCTGATCGTTTCGCAGACGTGAAGCGATGGGAAAAGCCCTATGGTCTAGAAGACCTCGTCACTGACATCGTGGGCTTGTGCCCTAAGAC
This window harbors:
- a CDS encoding TetR/AcrR family transcriptional regulator — translated: MAEAARGAEAGRRGPSPEKTARTRAAIVGAALGVFLERGFSGTRMIDVAARAGVAKGTLYLYFRDKEALFEGVLREVMADLVASLSGQGPGPGESLRDFLRRVAVPAFRDLEATRRAAVVRLVIAEGGRFPAVAAAYRRVVIGPVTGAVRRFAAEALARGELTSDALVRFPLLLAAPGVLATVWNGLYGAEEPLDAGAVVEAFLDWAMPARAGESGAG
- a CDS encoding response regulator, translating into MTSQPLAGCRVLVVEDEYFIGDDLKKSLTAAGATVIGPIPQVDQAMNQVRGGEFEVVVLDINLRDEMSFSVADELKRRGIPFVFATGYDACVIPDRFADVKRWEKPYGLEDLVTDIVGLCPKTRST
- a CDS encoding FAD-dependent monooxygenase translates to MASSSSPILIVGAGPTGLVLALRLAHHGVRPRIVDRHAGPGEASRAMVVHARTLEFYQQLGFADEVVAQGIRMGGVHLRSRGKDVAAFHFGDLGEGISPFPFMLCYPQDDHERFLLDRLARAGVTVEYGTELVGFTDREDGVEAVLERDGVRETVSAAYLCGCDGAHSRVRQGLGLDFPGGTYAQRFYVADVRLAAHPGDDVFVNLGVDALGLVMPVRSSGMHRLIGIVPPPLAGREELGFPEIQPHAEALLGVRVAAVNWFSTYNVHHRVAARFRQGRCFIAGDAGHIHSPAGGQGMNTGIGDAVNLSWKLAEVVRGTAPPSLLDSYEPERIAFARQLIASTDRAFQAAIGKGLGHQVLRTLVVPHLMPLLWGVAATRRMMFEIVSQVRIAYPDSPLSLGRAGEVRGGDRLPWIPGLDNFAPLRALAWQVHVYGTPAPALGEAAAAHALPCHVFAHGPEAARAGVTRDAAFLVRPDGHVALALPDQDAAALGAYLRAQGLRPAGSAAIAA
- a CDS encoding site-specific integrase, whose protein sequence is MGLETRLVRRKNGTYAFRGYVPPELREAIPGGRSGQKWIALGTADRAEAVRRARLKSVEFDRELHTARRRLSGAQDDISLAEAERLAAAWLSKLLSDDERKREAGLTEVAYQRALKAAEYVGPAAAAELARGSMETIWMEVEGVLRENGLSSREGSESWRRLGFAMLKAQKRWADALLARNKGEVVETPVPPKAASTPRSCTVEDLITAYLNDPTRKRTPGTLKTYQTVFRAMRELLGPDTPVDSIHRVDCERIRSVIIRLPKNASQRFPDLSLEDAAKLADAEKLERLGVSAVNNYLHNLSALFKWGVNTWRVTRNPAQGLALPDDRDERDLRQPFSIAQLQAIFTAPLYTGCQDDEEGYAKPGPNVPRRGRFWVPLLSLWTGMRLGECCQLRVEDVAEYEGVPVILINDDEEPGGDEADKKRVKTEAGRRFVPVHPELQRIGFLKFVEAMRGRGEKRLFPEIKPDSMGYLSGTFSKWFNDKRRFLGKLDMSGTGVSFHSFRHNYRDALREAEISLERVRALGGWRRDSEGEEAIYGKGLKAATLYKEIEKVRYSGLALTHLHTG
- a CDS encoding septal ring lytic transglycosylase RlpA family protein, whose amino-acid sequence is MPSRSFRQSAQISSGRAVWYQHSGRTASGEIYNPNGLTAAHNSLPLGTRVRVVNRGNGRSVVVRINDRTNRSTQGKNNYVIDLSRGSARKLGIEGVSSVALYRAQ